Within the Deltaproteobacteria bacterium genome, the region AAATAAGCATATGAGCCTCACTGGGGCAGGTTCAGCCGACTCTAATATCGTTGCCACAGCAGATTTGCGGCGTGAATTGATACGCTCAATGGCAGCCCGAAAGAGCGATTCCTTGTCGCCGAAATAATAATAAAGCATGGGTTTGGTGATTCCCGCAGCTCGTACAATTTGGGCAGTTGAAGCCCCTGCATATCCGCACTCTGCGAAAAGGTGGGTTGCCTCCTCTAAAATTCGCTCACGCACTTGTTCACTCTTACGGGTTTTAGCCATAATGCTACATACCCTTTTTCCAGCCCGTACTTCAACTTGTTGATTCATCGAGATATGATTTGATTAAGCAGGAATGTGT harbors:
- a CDS encoding TetR/AcrR family transcriptional regulator, with translation MAKTRKSEQVRERILEEATHLFAECGYAGASTAQIVRAAGITKPMLYYYFGDKESLFRAAIERINSRRKSAVATILESAEPAPVRLICLF